A DNA window from Zingiber officinale cultivar Zhangliang chromosome 3A, Zo_v1.1, whole genome shotgun sequence contains the following coding sequences:
- the LOC122050655 gene encoding protein NRT1/ PTR FAMILY 2.9-like, with translation MEASEAGLAASEPQIKYRGWKTMPFLIGNETFEKLATIGTLGNLLVYLTTFFHMKSVEAATILNVFNGTTNLATILGAFVSDSYLGRYYTLAWASVASLLGMLFLTLTAAVPALHPPRCAEGQTCVEATPWQLAFLAIAFVFLVVGSGGIRPCNIAFGADQFDPTTDSGKRGINSFFNWYYFTLTVAVTVSATVIIYIQNYLSWALGFCIPTVLMVLSCAFFFVASSIYVKVKPEGSPVTSIVQVVAAAAKKRRRVELPDDPKNCLHDPPHLSSLVTKLPHTDQFKFLDKAAAVCPGDEICEDGKARNPWRLCSVQQVESVKCMLRIIPIWSSGIIYFIAVAQQNTYVVFQALQSDKRLSGHFEIPAASFTIFASLALTLWIVLYDRVAIPFLHHCARKEDGISPLKRMGVGILLSVMSMFVSGAVEVRRRGTALREPTLGVNPGSGAIAAMSSFWLVPQLLLIGVSEALNLVSQLEFYYKQFPENMRSLAGSLLFCGIAIASYLSGLLVNIVQRTTSQGVDDDGWLAGDLNKGRLELFYYMIGSIGALNFVFFVLFARWYRYKNPAESDDGSVSSPASASPPASASAFASASLVETNASLAPPFMANLDVQRK, from the exons ATGGAAGCTTCGGAGGCAGGCCTGGCCGCCAGCGAGCCTCAGATCAAGTATAGGGGTTGGAAAACGATGCCATTCCTCATTG GGAATGAGACGTTTGAGAAGCTAGCGACGATAGGCACGTTGGGGAACTTGTTGGTGTATCTAACGACGTTCTTCCACATGAAGAGTGTGGAGGCGGCCACCATCCTCAACGTGTTCAATGGGACGACGAACTTGGCGACCATCTTGGGGGCCTTCGTCTCTGACTCCTACCTTGGCCGCTACTACACCTTGGCTTGGGCTTCCGTTGCTTCCTTGTTG GGGATGCTGTTTTTGACGTTGACTGCGGCCGTCCCGGCGTTGCACCCTCCTCGCTGTGCGGAAGGGCAGACGTGCGTGGAAGCGACGCCATGGCAGCTCGCTTTCCTCGCCATCGCCTTCGTCTTCCTCGTGGTCGGATCCGGCGGCATCCGGCCGTGCAACATCGCGTTCGGCGCCGACCAGTTCGACCCCACCACGGACTCCGGCAAGCGCGGCATCAACAGTTTCTTCAACTGGTACTACTTCACGCTCACCGTCGCCGTCACCGTCTCCGCCACCGTCATCATCTACATCCAGAACTACCTCAGCTGGGCGCTGGGATTCTGCATCCCCACCGTCCTCATGGTCCTCTCCTGCGCCTTCTTCTTCGTCGCGTCGAGCATCTACGTGAAGGTAAAGCCGGAGGGGAGCCCGGTGACGAGCATCGTGCAggtggtggcggcggcggcgaagAAGAGGCGGCGGGTTGAGCTGCCGGACGATCCCAAGAACTGCCTCCACGACCCTCCTCATCTCAGTTCCCTCGTCACCAAGCTCCCGCACACTGATCAGTTCAA ATTTCTTGACAAAGCTGCGGCGGTGTGCCCCGGCGACGAGATCTGTGAAGACGGGAAGGCGAGAAACCCGTGGCGGCTGTGCAGCGTGCAGCAGGTGGAGTCGGTGAAGTGCATGTTGCGAATCATCCCCATTTGGTCCTCCGGCATCATCTACTTCATCGCCGTCGCCCAGCAGAACACCTACGTGGTCTTCCAAGCCCTGCAGTCCGACAAGCGCCTCTCCGGCCACTTCGAGATCCCCGCGGCGTCCTTCACCATCTTCGCCAGCCTCGCGCTCACCCTCTGGATCGTCCTCTACGACCGCGTCGCCATCCCGTTCCTCCACCACTGCGCCAGAAAGGAAGACGGGATCTCGCCGCTGAAGCGGATGGGCGTCGGCATCCTCCTCTCCGTCATGAGCATGTTCGTGTCCGGTGCCGTGGAGGTCCGCCGCCGGGGAACCGCGCTGCGGGAGCCGACGCTGGGGGTGAACCCCGGCAGTGGGGCGATCGCGGCCATGTCAAGCTTCTGGTTGGTGCCGCAGCTGCTGCTCATCGGCGTGTCGGAGGCGCTCAACTTGGTGAGCCAGCTGGAGTTCTACTACAAGCAGTTCCCGGAGAACATGAGGAGCTTGGCAGGGTCGCTGCTTTTCTGCGGCATCGCCATTGCGAGCTACTTGAGCGGCCTCTTGGTCAACATCGTTCAACGGACGACGTCGCAGGGCGTGGACGACGACGGATGGTTGGCTGGGGATTTGAACAAGGGAAGATTGGAGTTGTTCTACTACATGATCGGATCCATTGGAGCACTCAACTTCGTCTTTTTCGTTCTTTTCGCGAGGTGGTACAGGTACAAGAACCCAGCGGAGAGCGATGATGGCTCCGTCTCTTCCCCTGCCTCCGCCTCTCCCCCTGCTTCTGCCTCCGCCTTCGCCTCCGCTTCCTTAGTGGAAACAAATGCCTCCTTGGCTCCGCCATTCATGGCCAATTTGGATGTTCAACGAAAATAA